The nucleotide sequence TCTTTACCGCCGTCTGTAATAGGATAGCGGGTAAATTGCTCGTTTTGGACAAACTGGATGGCTTGTTTCAAGCTCGTGTCTTTTTCAATTGTGGTCATGGCGGTGCGTGGCACCATGATGTCTTTCGCATTCAAACTTTCGAACTCAAAAAGTTTATGGGCGTATCCATATCTAAGGACATTAGAATCACCGTTTTTTAAGCTGTCCGATAAGAGCCGTTTTAATTCTTCTTCCGCATGGACAGCGCTGTCGGCAGACGTACGCTGCACCCCAGACATGCCTGTGATGAAACGGACGGAGCCTTGGAAGAGCGGAATGAAAACAAATAACAGCCGGTTGCACCAGACAAGCCAATGAGCATTGACCAGCAAAATTTTTTCAGCCTGCTGGGCAGCAATCAATTTCGGCACCAAGGCACCGGCGACTATGAACAGAAAAGCGATTGACATAAAAGTGACAGCCATGGAAACAGTTTCGGCAGTGCCGGGTGAAAAGCCGACGTGCATCACCATTGGCAAGGTAAACTGTTCTGCCAATCGATGCGACAACCAGCCAACTCCTAAAATGGATGCGGTGATGCCGATTTGGCAAAGACATAAATAATTGTCCATGCCGGCAATGACCTTTTTGGCCGCGATTGCCCGTTTGTGTCCATTAGCAAGCAGCGCATCAATGCGGGCCATCCGTACTTTTACTATCGCAAATTCACTGGCTGAGAAAAAGGCAGTGGCCGCGAGGAAGACAGCAATTGCTGTCAATCGTATGGGTATGTCCAAATGGCTCCTTTGCTTCAGCTTCTAAAAAGCGAAACAAAGTTTACACCTCCTGAAAGGAAAGTCTGATTTAATCTAATAATAAAAGATAAGCTAATAAAAGACAAATAATTCTGAAAATAAATTTACAAATTTGTAACACGCGTTCATATAAGCAATCAGTTATGCTTGAGGGAAGGGATGGGTAAGCAGCTAAAATCAGCCGAAAATCAAAATGGCGAAGGAGAGAATTATGGCAAAAAAGAATTACATGGAAATTTTAAAAGCATCTACGAAATTAGGACTGACTTCTTTCGGAGGCCCTACTGCACATCTTGGGTATTTCAGGGAAGAATATGTAGTGAAACGAAAATGGCTTGATGATAAAGCCTATGCCGATTTAGTCGCATTGTGCCAATTCCTGCCGGGACCGGCGAGTTCACAAGTCGGAATTTCTGTCGGCATGCTGAGAGGCGGAATATTCGGCGGCTTTCTGTCCTGGTTCGGCTTTACAATGCCTTCGGTCATCTTGCTGGTGTTGTTTGCCTTGCTTGTTACCAACGGTTCTTTTGACAGCGGCTGGATCCAAGGCTTGAAAATCGTTGCAGTCGCGGTAGTCGCACATGCCTTAATGGGGATGGGCAAGTCGCTTGCCCCGGATAAACCAAGAATCGCCATTGCTGTCGGAGCTGCTGCGGCAATTTTGCTGATGCCGACGGCTTGGGCTCAAATTGGCATCATTGTATTGACCGGAATCATCGGTTATTTTCTCTATCGAAAAGCAGAGGCGCCGGAAGCCGTCAAGCTGGCTTTAACGTTCGGCAAAAAGACGGGTTTAGCAGCTTGGGCGATTTTTGTGGGACTGCTGATCGGATTGCCTTTGCTTCGCCCCGTTATCGAATCAAGCTATTACGCTATATTTGATATCTTTTACCGTGTCGGATCAATCGTATTCGGCGGCGGGCACGTCGTCTTGCCGATGCTTGAACGGGAAGTGGTTCCGAACTGGATGTCAGCGGATCTTTTTATTTCCGGCTACGGAGCGGCACAAGCCGTTCCAGGACCTTTATTCACTTTGGCTGGTTACTTAGGGCAATTAATGGGCAGCGGACTTGGCGTCCTGCTCGCTGTAGTGGCCATGTTCTTGCCGTCGTTTCTGCTGGTAATCGGAACTTTGCCGTTTTGGAGCATCATCCGCACGAAGTCAGGCGTCCAGGCAGCCCTAAAAGGCGTTAATGCCGGGGTTGTCGGCATCTTGCTGGCAGCGTTGTACGACCCGGTTTTCACTTCGGGAATCCGTGGGCCGCTCGACTTCGCGATTGCGATTATCGCCTTTGCAATGTTAGTCTATTTTAAACTGGCACCGTGGATTGTCGTACTGATTACCGCAATTCTTGGAGCAGGGGCATACGCATTTCTATCATAAGGGGGATGTCGAGTGGCAATAGCAGACAATGAGGAACAGCTCGATTCACTGGCTCGTTTTAAAGCCGAGTTTTATCAACAGGAAAACCAAATTTACATGGATGGCAATTCGCTTGGACTGATGTCAAAAAGGGCGGAAACCAAACTGCTCGAAATAGCAGAAAGCTGGAAGGATCACGCCATTGATGGCTGGACAGAAGGCGCCAATCCTTGGTTCACGATGGCGGAAAATTTGAGTTCGCGGATTGCACCGCTCGTCGGGGCATTGCCGCATGAAGTAATGGTAACCGGATCGATCACCTCCAACATTCATCAGATGCTCGCGACTGTTTTTCAGCCGTCTGAGAGCCGCTGCACTATCGTAGTGGATGAATTGAATTTTCCTTCGGATATTTACGCAGTGGAAAGCCATTTGAAGCTGCGCGGTTTAAATCCGGAGACGGCTTTGAAAAAAATCACGAGCCGGGATGGCTATACACTGGAACTTGAAGATATTTTGGAGCAGTTGACGGGAGATGTGGCCGTATTATTATTGCCATCTGTCTTGTACCGAAGCGGGCAACTGCTGCCGATTCGGGAAATTACTGAAGCCGCCCATCAAAAAGGGATTCTTGTCGGCTTTGATCTTGCACATTCCATCGGTGCGCTTCCGCATACCTTGCACGACACAGAAGTCGACTTTGCTGTCTGGTGCCATTACAAGTACATGAACTCAGGTCCAGGCGGAACAGGCGGTCTTTACCTTCATGAGCGCCATCACCATCTGATCCCAGGCCTGGCAGGCTGGTTCGGTTCAGATAAAACAAAGCAATTCGATATGGATCATTCTTTCGAGAAAGCCGAAGGTGCAGGAGCTTATCAAGTGGGTACACCGCATATATTCAGTATGGCACCGCTTCTGGGTAGTGTAGAAATATTCGAAGAAGCCGGCATTGAAAATATTCGGCAGACATCGCTTCAGTTGACACGGCTTCTGCGGAACTTGATTGCCGAGCAGATTCCCGCCTTCGACGACGTGACGCCGAAACGGGATGAAGAGCGGGGAGGGCATATTGCGCTGGCCCACAAAGAAGCCGCACGAATTTGCAAAGCATTAAAAGAAGCCGGAGTTGTACCTGATTTTCGTGCACCGAACATCATCCGTCTTGCACCCGTTGCCTTGTATACATCATTGGAAGACGTAGAAGAAATGGTTAGCCGCTTAAAAAAAGTGATGGACGAAGAATTGTATAAGAACTATACCAATGAACGAAATGTGGTGGCGTAGATGAAAATCGGAAAAATATACGATATTTCGATGGAACTGAGCGGGCAGACACCGGAATGGCCAGGGGATATTCCATTCCAATATGAACTTGCAGCGACCATTGAACAAAGCGGGTCTGTCAACGTAGGGAAAGTGGTGACAAGTACGCATATCGGAACACATGTAGACGCACCTTTCCATTACGACAATGACGGCATCAAAATCAACGAATTGCCGCTGGACTGCTATTTGACGACCGCACAGGTTGCCGATGTAAGAGGAAAGACTGAAATTACCCGTTCAGATTTGCCGGTAGTAGAAAAAGGGGTAACCGCCATTCTGCTAAAATCAGACAGCTGGAAAGACCGGAGCAAATTCCCGGAAACCTGGCCGCTGTTCGATCCATCGATAGCCGAATGGATGACGGAGAACGGCATCAAGCTGCTGGGAGTAGATGTGCCGTCGGTGGATACAGAACACAGTAAAGATTTGCCGATGCATATGGCAATGAACCGCCATGGCCGATTCATTTTGGAGGGGATTGTCCTGGATGAGGTGCCGGCAGGCGTTTACCAATTGGCGGCACTTCCGCTGAAAATCAAAGGCGCTGATGGAAGTCCGGTCCGTGCAGTCCTTTACACATAAAAAAACCTTCACTTATGTGAAGGTTTTTTTACAT is from Planococcus liqunii and encodes:
- a CDS encoding cyclase family protein, yielding MKIGKIYDISMELSGQTPEWPGDIPFQYELAATIEQSGSVNVGKVVTSTHIGTHVDAPFHYDNDGIKINELPLDCYLTTAQVADVRGKTEITRSDLPVVEKGVTAILLKSDSWKDRSKFPETWPLFDPSIAEWMTENGIKLLGVDVPSVDTEHSKDLPMHMAMNRHGRFILEGIVLDEVPAGVYQLAALPLKIKGADGSPVRAVLYT
- the kynU gene encoding kynureninase; the protein is MAIADNEEQLDSLARFKAEFYQQENQIYMDGNSLGLMSKRAETKLLEIAESWKDHAIDGWTEGANPWFTMAENLSSRIAPLVGALPHEVMVTGSITSNIHQMLATVFQPSESRCTIVVDELNFPSDIYAVESHLKLRGLNPETALKKITSRDGYTLELEDILEQLTGDVAVLLLPSVLYRSGQLLPIREITEAAHQKGILVGFDLAHSIGALPHTLHDTEVDFAVWCHYKYMNSGPGGTGGLYLHERHHHLIPGLAGWFGSDKTKQFDMDHSFEKAEGAGAYQVGTPHIFSMAPLLGSVEIFEEAGIENIRQTSLQLTRLLRNLIAEQIPAFDDVTPKRDEERGGHIALAHKEAARICKALKEAGVVPDFRAPNIIRLAPVALYTSLEDVEEMVSRLKKVMDEELYKNYTNERNVVA
- a CDS encoding hemolysin family protein — protein: MDIPIRLTAIAVFLAATAFFSASEFAIVKVRMARIDALLANGHKRAIAAKKVIAGMDNYLCLCQIGITASILGVGWLSHRLAEQFTLPMVMHVGFSPGTAETVSMAVTFMSIAFLFIVAGALVPKLIAAQQAEKILLVNAHWLVWCNRLLFVFIPLFQGSVRFITGMSGVQRTSADSAVHAEEELKRLLSDSLKNGDSNVLRYGYAHKLFEFESLNAKDIMVPRTAMTTIEKDTSLKQAIQFVQNEQFTRYPITDGGKDHIVGVVNMKHLLTAFIQDPANGQLPVGIFALPIIQVIDASKASDLLLKMQHERIHMAILRDEYGGTSGLVTIEDILEEIVGDIQDEFDTDEIPEVQQLGEGHYIFDAKLLIDHTNNLLGIDIANKDIDTIGGWFMAKSFDTIKGQKISEQNYDFLAKEIDGHQLLYLEVQKRK
- the chrA gene encoding chromate efflux transporter — encoded protein: MAKKNYMEILKASTKLGLTSFGGPTAHLGYFREEYVVKRKWLDDKAYADLVALCQFLPGPASSQVGISVGMLRGGIFGGFLSWFGFTMPSVILLVLFALLVTNGSFDSGWIQGLKIVAVAVVAHALMGMGKSLAPDKPRIAIAVGAAAAILLMPTAWAQIGIIVLTGIIGYFLYRKAEAPEAVKLALTFGKKTGLAAWAIFVGLLIGLPLLRPVIESSYYAIFDIFYRVGSIVFGGGHVVLPMLEREVVPNWMSADLFISGYGAAQAVPGPLFTLAGYLGQLMGSGLGVLLAVVAMFLPSFLLVIGTLPFWSIIRTKSGVQAALKGVNAGVVGILLAALYDPVFTSGIRGPLDFAIAIIAFAMLVYFKLAPWIVVLITAILGAGAYAFLS